GACAAGCACCTCGCCGACGGACTGCGCGAACGCATCGCGGCCGCCGGCCTCGACGAGGTCGTCGGCCACGTCGACGAGCCGATCGTCCGCACCGACGCGACGGTCCACGGCGGCGAGTGCCGCCTCGGCAACCTCGTCGCCGACGCCTACCGATGGGCCGCGGACGCCGACGTGGGGCTGCAGAACGCCGGCGGGCTCCGGCTGGGCGACGACCTCGCGGGCGACGTAACGCTCGCGGACCTGCTGTCGGTGCTGCCGTTCGAGGAGCCGATCGTCGTCGTCGAGCTCACGGGCGCGGAGCTGCGGGCGGCGTTCGCGGAGATGTCCGCCTCCGTCGTCGATTTCGGCGAGGACGACTGGTGGCACGGCCACCTCAGCGGCGCGCGCGTCGTCTGGGACGACGACCGCGAGGAACTCGTCGACGCGCGCGTCGACGGGGAGGCGATCGACCCCGAGCGGCTGTACCGCGTCGCGACGCCGGAGTACCTCCTGCACTCTGATCACGAGTTCCCGACGATCGAGGAGCGCCACCGCGCCGGCGAGCACGGGATCCAACACGAGGTGCTGGGCGAGTACGTGCGCGAGCACGGGATCGCCCCCGAGATCGAGGGCCGGATCGAGCGCGTGTCGGGCGAGGACGCGGCGCACGCGGGGGATGCCGCGGACGCCACGGGGACCGGGGCCGACGCCGCATCCGCCGACACCCCGGGCGAGTCGGGCGACCCTGGCGACGCGTCGGCGTCCGGCCGGGTCGACGACGAGTGACGGTGGGGGTCGACCGCCGGCCGCGGATCGAGCCGTGCCCCTGTCAGTGGTGAACCAAGAGGAAGTGTTTACACCCGTCGGCGCGTCCGACCGACAATGACGTTGGTCGTCGTACCGGTTCGATACCCGCTCTCGAAGCACTCCAAGGCGACGTTGTCGGAGGCGATCCGGATCGCCGAGGAGCGCGACGCCGAGTTGACTATCCTCCACGTGGATCTGTATCAGGAGGGTCGGGAGGTGACCCGGACGCAGCTCAAGCGCGCGGTCGAGCGCGAGTTCGGCCGGCTCCCCACCGTTCGCTACGTCGTCCGCCGGGGGTTCCTCGTCGAGGAGACGATCCTCGACGAGGTCGCCGCCGAGGAGGCCGACGTGGTCGTCATCGGCGCCAAGCAGGCGAGCCGGTGGCGGCGGACCATCCGGAAGCTGTTCTCCGATCCCGACATCGAGACGTTCCTGAAGGGGAAGCTCGACGCGACGGTGATCACCGTCCGCGCGAACGGGGAGTCGACGGAGCTTGCGCCCGCGAACGGCGGCCGCGACGACCCGTGACGGGCGACGACGACCGGAACGGCGGCACCGACGCCACCGACGCCACCGACGCCACCGACGCCACCGACGCCACCGACGCCACCGACATTGACGCCGGCGTTCC
This genomic stretch from Halobaculum roseum harbors:
- a CDS encoding universal stress protein, giving the protein MTLVVVPVRYPLSKHSKATLSEAIRIAEERDAELTILHVDLYQEGREVTRTQLKRAVEREFGRLPTVRYVVRRGFLVEETILDEVAAEEADVVVIGAKQASRWRRTIRKLFSDPDIETFLKGKLDATVITVRANGESTELAPANGGRDDP